In the Populus trichocarpa isolate Nisqually-1 chromosome 1, P.trichocarpa_v4.1, whole genome shotgun sequence genome, one interval contains:
- the LOC7496791 gene encoding RING-H2 finger protein ATL63: protein MPSAVESPEHNPMSHLINSISSYDSNIMLAAVISLLLVILFVLLLHIYAKWFLAQARHRRRSSSVSVSHVLRASRFHHFHNFTVDTTFSTSPSKGLDRSVISSIPLFVYKAEECKQGLECVICLSPFEENEVGKSLTKCGHGFHVECIDMWLNSHSNCPVCRAPAVGDDNDIAIDDLKSTEVSRESTDERGLSDGGASRLEIVTEFSNSENENGNVAVNRDCLSESPSTSLSLSSSLKRMCRNRSESKVFPSINATELDA, encoded by the coding sequence ATGCCAAGTGCTGTCGAATCACCAGAGCACAATCCAATGAGTCATCTCATCAACAGCATATCTTCGTATGACAGCAACATAATGCTTGCTGCAGTTATATCCCTTCTTTTAGTAATCCTCTTTGTGTTGCTTCTCCACATCTATGCCAAGTGGTTCTTGGCACAAGCTCGCCATAGAAGAAGATCAAGTTCTGTGTCTGTGTCTCACGTTCTGCGTGCTTCAAGATTCCACCATTTCCATAATTTCACTGTTGACACAACTTTCTCTACTTCCCCTTCAAAGGGTCTTGatagatcagtcatttcttcaattccatTGTTTGTTTACAAAGCAGAAGAGTGTAAACAAGGCTTAGAGTGTGTCATTTGCTTAAGTCCCTTTGAGGAAAATGAGGTTGGCAAGAGCTTGACAAAGTGTGGTCATGGTTTTCATGTTGAGTGTATTGATATGTGGCTGAATTCTCACTCTAATTGTCCTGTTTGTAGAGCTCCTGCTGTGGGTGATGACAATGACATTGCTATTGATGATCTCAAGTCCACGGAGGTGAGTAGGGAGTCAACAGATGAGAGGGGCTTGAGTGATGGTGGGGCTTCTAGATTGGAAATTGTCACTGAATTTTCAAATTCTGAGAATGAGAATGGAAATGTTGCGGTAAATCGTGATTGTTTATCAGAATCACCATCTACTTCTTTGTCTTTGAGTTCTTCTTTGAAGAGAATGTGTAGGAATAGATCAGAAAGCAAGGTATTCCCATCAATTAATGCGACTGAGCTGGATGCTTGA
- the LOC7496792 gene encoding zinc transporter 6, chloroplastic: MAAACLIDATRSATCRDTQAATHLKLISIVIIFFTSIIGISSPVLLARYFHGKALYDKITLIIKCFAAGVILSTSLVHVLPDAYDALSDCHVASKHPWKDFPFAGFVTLIGVLLALLVDLAASSRLEQHGHGHGHGNGNGNGQYTVVGIQDEIVGKKESDKSVKVEIMGEVDLVKVKQRLVSQVLEIGIIFHSVIIGVTMGMSQNKCTIRPLVTALAFHQIFEGMGLGGCIAQAGFSLGTVAYMCFMFAVTTPMGIVLGMIIFSMTGYDDSNPNALIMEGLLGSLSSGILVYMGLVDLIAADFFHNKLMSSAPWLKKASYIALALGSTSMSILALWA; the protein is encoded by the exons ATGGCAGCAGCTTGCTTGATCGACGCAACCCGCTCCGCAACCTGCAGAGACACGCAAGCTGCAACCCACCTAAAACTAATCTCCATCGTAATAATCTTCTTTACAAGCATAATTGGCATCTCTTCTCCCGTTCTCTTAGCTCGCTATTTCCACGGAAAAGCCCTCTACGACAAGATAACTCTGATAATCAAGTGCTTCGCCGCAGGTGTGATCCTCTCCACTTCATTAGTTCACGTACTCCCCGACGCTTACGATGCACTATCTGATTGCCACGTAGCATCAAAACATCCTTGGAAAGATTTTCCTTTCGCTGGTTTTGTTACTTTGATTGGGGTTTTATTGGCTCTGTTGGTTGATTTAGCTGCAAGTTCACGCTTGGAGCAACATGGGCATGGGCATGGGCATGGTAACGGAAACGGAAACGGACAGTACACGGTTGTTGGGATACAGGACGAAATAGTGGGAAAGAAAGAGAGTGACAAGTCGGTTAAGGTGGAGATCATGGGAGAGGTGGATTTGGTGAAGGTAAAGCAGAGGCTGGTGTCTCAGGTGTTGGAGATTGGGATTATTTTTCATTCGGTGATAATTGGGGTTACTATGGGTATGTCACAAAATAAGTGTACTATCAGACCACTTGTTACTGCTCTAGCTTTTCATCAGATTTTTGAAGGGATGGGTCTTGGTGGCTGCATTGCTCAG GCAGGGTTTAGCCTTGGAACAGTGGCCTACATGTGTTTTATGTTTGCAGTGACTACGCCGATGGGGATAGTGTTAGGGATGATCATATTTTCAATGACTGGTTATGACGACAGTAACCCCAATGCCTTGATTATGGAAGGATTACTGGGGTCATTATCTTCAGGTATACTTGTATACATGGGTCTTGTTGATCTGATAGCTGCTGATTTTTTCCATAACAAGTTGATGAGTTCTGCTCCATGGTTGAAGAAGGCATCGTACATCGCACTAGCTCTTGGCTCTACTTCAATGTCAATCCTTGCTCTTTGGgcttaa